A single region of the Xenopus laevis strain J_2021 chromosome 4L, Xenopus_laevis_v10.1, whole genome shotgun sequence genome encodes:
- the spty2d1.L gene encoding protein SPT2 homolog isoform X1, whose amino-acid sequence MDFHSVLRMAAAKPGSEGATKRYSLAVGPPRKDPKVKGVDSAAVQAFLRKKDQEMQRKEVEAKRKKEGLLAKRKELKHDRKARAMASRTKDNFRGYNGIPVEEKPKKHKHSDLEEDQNGNVCAAEEDEEYMTEEELYEYSQSESEPEEELPPQKVAKPAPGKKPPGLNFTELLRLAERKQHEPVEMVRPVKKEKRLRTAEELKELEFLERKAQKADRKDPKRNGQVVKVCKGSGDKYSLLKGNHSGEKRSHENSSSNEQSGTIRTSFSDTGIRKDKNVSIIHPKASKLHTKSSSAKDFGAKGSRPNAMGDGKNRHSSTRPSEASSSTSGRSSGGSSSASGRPSGCSGSGRSSGSSASGRPSASSGPERPSGSSGPGRSSGSSASGRPSGSSGPGRPSGSSGPGRPSGSSGPGRPSGSSGPGRPSGSSGPGRTSASSGPGRTSASSGPGRPLGGSGSGSGKPVGGLGFCSEKPTGGSSSGSVRESGSSSAKTAGGSGSTSSFTRPPSNFNVAHAKPATSSGFARPSSSATPRASSTGNSASNSSRRPSSSGAVRPSSGTPKGPSSRPGTGPTSVRTNSTSVSVSALSSLGSGPGRPVAASAIGPSTFAKPKCTVVAETISSKNFVPKSINGHMNGVRAVPPGQRPAMRPPGCPLPPITSSYKRRIDDDEYDSEMDDFIDDGGECQDEISKHIQEIFGYDRTKYRDESDYALRYMESSFREQQKEEARSLRLGIQEDLEELRREEEELQRKAKQLKGAKKMKS is encoded by the exons AAAAGGTACAGTCTGGCTGTGGGCCCCCCTCGAAAGGATCCGAAGGTGAAAGGTGTGGATTCTGCAGCTGTGCAGGCCTTTCTCAGGAAGAAAGATCAGGAGATGCAGAGGAAAG AGGTTGAAGCGAAGAGGAAGAAGGAGGGATTGTTGGCCAAACGCAAGGAGCTGAAACATGATCGAAAAGCCCGAGCCATGGCCTCCAGGACAAAGGACAACTTCAGGGGTTACAATGGGATTCCGGTTGAAGAGAAGCCCAAAAAGCACAAACATTCCGACCTGGAGGAGGATCAGAATGGCAACGTGTGTGCTGCCGAGGAGGATGAGGAGTATATGACAGAGGAGGAATTGTATGAGTATTCTCAGTCTGAATCTGAGCCGGAGGAGGAATTGCCCCCTCAGAAAGTTGCCAAACCTGCACCCGGAAAGAAGCCTCCAGGGCTTAACTTCACCGAACTGCTGCGGCTTGCTGAACGGAAGCAACACGAGCCAGTGGAAATGGTCCGACCTGTGAAGAAAGAGAAACGTCTCCGAACCGCAGAGGAGCTGAAAGAGTTGGAATTTCTAGAGAGGAAAGCCCAGAAGGCAGACAGAAAAGATCCAAAGAGAAACGGGCAGGTTGTAAAAGTCTGTAAAGGTTCTGGAGACAAATATTCCTTGCTGAAAGGAAACCATTCAGGAGAGAAAAGGTCCCATGAAAACTCCAGCTCCAATGAGCAGAGTGGAACCATCAGAACGTCCTTCAGTGATACTGGAATCAGAAAAGATAAGAATGTGTCCATAATCCATCCCAAAGCGTCAAAGCTCCACACAAAGTCATCTTCTGCCAAGGACTTTGGTGCTAAAGGTTCTAGACCCAATGCAATGGGGGATGGCAAGAATAGACACAGCTCTACCCGGCCTTCAGAAGCCTCCAGTTCCACTTCTGGGCGTTCCTCTGGAGGTTCAAGTTCTGCTTCAGGGAGACCATCTGGATGTTCAGGCTCTGGGAGATCATCTGGAAGTTCTGCTTCAGGGAGACCATCTGCAAGTTCTGGCCCTGAGAGACCATCTGGAAGTTCTGGCCCTGGCAGATCATCTGGAAGTTCTGCTTCAGGGAGACCATCTGGAAGCTCTGGCCCTGGGAGACCATCTGGAAGCTCTGGCCCTGGGAGACCATCTGGAAGCTCTGGCCCTGGGAGACCATCTGGAAGCTCTGGCCCTGGGAGACCATCTGGAAGCTCTGGCCCTGGGAGAACATCTGCAAGTTCTGGCCCTGGGAGAACATCTGCAAGTTCTGGCCCTGGGAGACCACTTGGAGGATCAGGTTCTGGTTCAGGGAAGCCAGTGGGAGGATTAGGTTTTTGTTCAGAGAAGCCAACAGGAGGATCAAGTTCTGGGTCAGTGAGAGAGTCGGGTTCTAGTTCAGCAAAGACAGCAGGAGGATCAGGCTCTACTTCTAGTTTTACCCGGCCACCTAGcaatttcaatgtggctcatgcCAAGCCTGCTACTAGTTCTGGCTTTGCCCGACCCTCCAGTTCAGCAACACCACGTGCAAGCAGTACTGGTAATTCTGCCAGTAATTCTTCACGTCGGCCTAGCAGCTCAGGAGCAGTGCGGCCCAGTAGTGGCACACCTAAAGGCCCCTCTTCTCGACCAGGCACTGGACCGACCTCTGTGCGGACAAACAGCACTTCAGTCTCAGTTTCTGCTCTTTCGTCACTTGGCTCAGGCCCTGGGCGGCCGGTGGCCGCTTCAGCAATAGGACCATCAACATTTGCAAAACCAAAATGTACTGTGGTGGCTGAAACCATTTCTTCCAAGAACTTTGTACCCAAGTCCATCAATGGGCATATGAATGGAGTGAGAGCAGTACCCCCTGGGCAGAGACCTGCGATGCGCCCACCAG GCTGTCCTTTGCCCCCCATCACCAGCTCTTACAAACGAAGGATTGACGATGATGAATATGATTCAGAGATGGATGATTTTATAGACGATGGGGGTGAATGCCAGGATGAAATATCCAAGCACATTCAGGAAATATTTGGCTACGACAGAACTAA GTACAGGGATGAGAGTGATTATGCCCTGAGGTACATGGAGAGTAGCTTCCGGGAGCAGCAAAAAGAAGAGGCAAGAAG CTTACGTTTGGGCATCCAGGAAGACTTGGAGGAGTTGAGACGTGAGGAGGAGGAGTTACAGAGGAAAGCCAAGCAGTTAAAGGGAGCAAAGAAGATGAAGAGTTGA
- the spty2d1.L gene encoding protein SPT2 homolog isoform X3, with the protein MDFHSVLRMAAAKPGSEGATKRYSLAVGPPRKDPKVKGVDSAAVQAFLRKKDQEMQRKEVEAKRKKEGLLAKRKELKHDRKARAMASRTKDNFRGYNGIPVEEKPKKHKHSDLEEDQNGNVCAAEEDEEYMTEEELYEYSQSESEPEEELPPQKVAKPAPGKKPPGLNFTELLRLAERKQHEPVEMVRPVKKEKRLRTAEELKELEFLERKAQKADRKDPKRNGQVVKVCKGSGDKYSLLKGNHSGEKRSHENSSSNEQSGTIRTSFSDTGIRKDKNVSIIHPKASKLHTKSSSAKDFGAKGSRPNAMGDGKNRHSSTRPSEASSSTSGRSSGGSSSASGRPSGCSGSGRSSGSSASGRPSASSGPERPSGSSGPGRSSGSSASGRPSGSSGPGRPSGSSGPGRPSGSSGPGRPSGSSGPGRPSGSSGPGRTSASSGPGRTSASSGPGRPLGGSGSGSGKPVGGLGFCSEKPTGGSSSGSVRESGSSSAKTAGGSGSTSSFTRPPSNFNVAHAKPATSSGFARPSSSATPRASSTGNSASNSSRRPSSSGAVRPSSGTPKGPSSRPGTGPTSVRTNSTSVSVSALSSLGSGPGRPVAASAIGPSTFAKPKCTVVAETISSKNFVPKSINGHMNGVRAVPPGQRPAMRPPAEHCSCL; encoded by the exons AAAAGGTACAGTCTGGCTGTGGGCCCCCCTCGAAAGGATCCGAAGGTGAAAGGTGTGGATTCTGCAGCTGTGCAGGCCTTTCTCAGGAAGAAAGATCAGGAGATGCAGAGGAAAG AGGTTGAAGCGAAGAGGAAGAAGGAGGGATTGTTGGCCAAACGCAAGGAGCTGAAACATGATCGAAAAGCCCGAGCCATGGCCTCCAGGACAAAGGACAACTTCAGGGGTTACAATGGGATTCCGGTTGAAGAGAAGCCCAAAAAGCACAAACATTCCGACCTGGAGGAGGATCAGAATGGCAACGTGTGTGCTGCCGAGGAGGATGAGGAGTATATGACAGAGGAGGAATTGTATGAGTATTCTCAGTCTGAATCTGAGCCGGAGGAGGAATTGCCCCCTCAGAAAGTTGCCAAACCTGCACCCGGAAAGAAGCCTCCAGGGCTTAACTTCACCGAACTGCTGCGGCTTGCTGAACGGAAGCAACACGAGCCAGTGGAAATGGTCCGACCTGTGAAGAAAGAGAAACGTCTCCGAACCGCAGAGGAGCTGAAAGAGTTGGAATTTCTAGAGAGGAAAGCCCAGAAGGCAGACAGAAAAGATCCAAAGAGAAACGGGCAGGTTGTAAAAGTCTGTAAAGGTTCTGGAGACAAATATTCCTTGCTGAAAGGAAACCATTCAGGAGAGAAAAGGTCCCATGAAAACTCCAGCTCCAATGAGCAGAGTGGAACCATCAGAACGTCCTTCAGTGATACTGGAATCAGAAAAGATAAGAATGTGTCCATAATCCATCCCAAAGCGTCAAAGCTCCACACAAAGTCATCTTCTGCCAAGGACTTTGGTGCTAAAGGTTCTAGACCCAATGCAATGGGGGATGGCAAGAATAGACACAGCTCTACCCGGCCTTCAGAAGCCTCCAGTTCCACTTCTGGGCGTTCCTCTGGAGGTTCAAGTTCTGCTTCAGGGAGACCATCTGGATGTTCAGGCTCTGGGAGATCATCTGGAAGTTCTGCTTCAGGGAGACCATCTGCAAGTTCTGGCCCTGAGAGACCATCTGGAAGTTCTGGCCCTGGCAGATCATCTGGAAGTTCTGCTTCAGGGAGACCATCTGGAAGCTCTGGCCCTGGGAGACCATCTGGAAGCTCTGGCCCTGGGAGACCATCTGGAAGCTCTGGCCCTGGGAGACCATCTGGAAGCTCTGGCCCTGGGAGACCATCTGGAAGCTCTGGCCCTGGGAGAACATCTGCAAGTTCTGGCCCTGGGAGAACATCTGCAAGTTCTGGCCCTGGGAGACCACTTGGAGGATCAGGTTCTGGTTCAGGGAAGCCAGTGGGAGGATTAGGTTTTTGTTCAGAGAAGCCAACAGGAGGATCAAGTTCTGGGTCAGTGAGAGAGTCGGGTTCTAGTTCAGCAAAGACAGCAGGAGGATCAGGCTCTACTTCTAGTTTTACCCGGCCACCTAGcaatttcaatgtggctcatgcCAAGCCTGCTACTAGTTCTGGCTTTGCCCGACCCTCCAGTTCAGCAACACCACGTGCAAGCAGTACTGGTAATTCTGCCAGTAATTCTTCACGTCGGCCTAGCAGCTCAGGAGCAGTGCGGCCCAGTAGTGGCACACCTAAAGGCCCCTCTTCTCGACCAGGCACTGGACCGACCTCTGTGCGGACAAACAGCACTTCAGTCTCAGTTTCTGCTCTTTCGTCACTTGGCTCAGGCCCTGGGCGGCCGGTGGCCGCTTCAGCAATAGGACCATCAACATTTGCAAAACCAAAATGTACTGTGGTGGCTGAAACCATTTCTTCCAAGAACTTTGTACCCAAGTCCATCAATGGGCATATGAATGGAGTGAGAGCAGTACCCCCTGGGCAGAGACCTGCGATGCGCCCACCAG CAGAACATTGTTCCTGCCTGTAA
- the spty2d1.L gene encoding protein SPT2 homolog isoform X2, with product MQRKEVEAKRKKEGLLAKRKELKHDRKARAMASRTKDNFRGYNGIPVEEKPKKHKHSDLEEDQNGNVCAAEEDEEYMTEEELYEYSQSESEPEEELPPQKVAKPAPGKKPPGLNFTELLRLAERKQHEPVEMVRPVKKEKRLRTAEELKELEFLERKAQKADRKDPKRNGQVVKVCKGSGDKYSLLKGNHSGEKRSHENSSSNEQSGTIRTSFSDTGIRKDKNVSIIHPKASKLHTKSSSAKDFGAKGSRPNAMGDGKNRHSSTRPSEASSSTSGRSSGGSSSASGRPSGCSGSGRSSGSSASGRPSASSGPERPSGSSGPGRSSGSSASGRPSGSSGPGRPSGSSGPGRPSGSSGPGRPSGSSGPGRPSGSSGPGRTSASSGPGRTSASSGPGRPLGGSGSGSGKPVGGLGFCSEKPTGGSSSGSVRESGSSSAKTAGGSGSTSSFTRPPSNFNVAHAKPATSSGFARPSSSATPRASSTGNSASNSSRRPSSSGAVRPSSGTPKGPSSRPGTGPTSVRTNSTSVSVSALSSLGSGPGRPVAASAIGPSTFAKPKCTVVAETISSKNFVPKSINGHMNGVRAVPPGQRPAMRPPGCPLPPITSSYKRRIDDDEYDSEMDDFIDDGGECQDEISKHIQEIFGYDRTKYRDESDYALRYMESSFREQQKEEARSLRLGIQEDLEELRREEEELQRKAKQLKGAKKMKS from the exons ATGCAGAGGAAAG AGGTTGAAGCGAAGAGGAAGAAGGAGGGATTGTTGGCCAAACGCAAGGAGCTGAAACATGATCGAAAAGCCCGAGCCATGGCCTCCAGGACAAAGGACAACTTCAGGGGTTACAATGGGATTCCGGTTGAAGAGAAGCCCAAAAAGCACAAACATTCCGACCTGGAGGAGGATCAGAATGGCAACGTGTGTGCTGCCGAGGAGGATGAGGAGTATATGACAGAGGAGGAATTGTATGAGTATTCTCAGTCTGAATCTGAGCCGGAGGAGGAATTGCCCCCTCAGAAAGTTGCCAAACCTGCACCCGGAAAGAAGCCTCCAGGGCTTAACTTCACCGAACTGCTGCGGCTTGCTGAACGGAAGCAACACGAGCCAGTGGAAATGGTCCGACCTGTGAAGAAAGAGAAACGTCTCCGAACCGCAGAGGAGCTGAAAGAGTTGGAATTTCTAGAGAGGAAAGCCCAGAAGGCAGACAGAAAAGATCCAAAGAGAAACGGGCAGGTTGTAAAAGTCTGTAAAGGTTCTGGAGACAAATATTCCTTGCTGAAAGGAAACCATTCAGGAGAGAAAAGGTCCCATGAAAACTCCAGCTCCAATGAGCAGAGTGGAACCATCAGAACGTCCTTCAGTGATACTGGAATCAGAAAAGATAAGAATGTGTCCATAATCCATCCCAAAGCGTCAAAGCTCCACACAAAGTCATCTTCTGCCAAGGACTTTGGTGCTAAAGGTTCTAGACCCAATGCAATGGGGGATGGCAAGAATAGACACAGCTCTACCCGGCCTTCAGAAGCCTCCAGTTCCACTTCTGGGCGTTCCTCTGGAGGTTCAAGTTCTGCTTCAGGGAGACCATCTGGATGTTCAGGCTCTGGGAGATCATCTGGAAGTTCTGCTTCAGGGAGACCATCTGCAAGTTCTGGCCCTGAGAGACCATCTGGAAGTTCTGGCCCTGGCAGATCATCTGGAAGTTCTGCTTCAGGGAGACCATCTGGAAGCTCTGGCCCTGGGAGACCATCTGGAAGCTCTGGCCCTGGGAGACCATCTGGAAGCTCTGGCCCTGGGAGACCATCTGGAAGCTCTGGCCCTGGGAGACCATCTGGAAGCTCTGGCCCTGGGAGAACATCTGCAAGTTCTGGCCCTGGGAGAACATCTGCAAGTTCTGGCCCTGGGAGACCACTTGGAGGATCAGGTTCTGGTTCAGGGAAGCCAGTGGGAGGATTAGGTTTTTGTTCAGAGAAGCCAACAGGAGGATCAAGTTCTGGGTCAGTGAGAGAGTCGGGTTCTAGTTCAGCAAAGACAGCAGGAGGATCAGGCTCTACTTCTAGTTTTACCCGGCCACCTAGcaatttcaatgtggctcatgcCAAGCCTGCTACTAGTTCTGGCTTTGCCCGACCCTCCAGTTCAGCAACACCACGTGCAAGCAGTACTGGTAATTCTGCCAGTAATTCTTCACGTCGGCCTAGCAGCTCAGGAGCAGTGCGGCCCAGTAGTGGCACACCTAAAGGCCCCTCTTCTCGACCAGGCACTGGACCGACCTCTGTGCGGACAAACAGCACTTCAGTCTCAGTTTCTGCTCTTTCGTCACTTGGCTCAGGCCCTGGGCGGCCGGTGGCCGCTTCAGCAATAGGACCATCAACATTTGCAAAACCAAAATGTACTGTGGTGGCTGAAACCATTTCTTCCAAGAACTTTGTACCCAAGTCCATCAATGGGCATATGAATGGAGTGAGAGCAGTACCCCCTGGGCAGAGACCTGCGATGCGCCCACCAG GCTGTCCTTTGCCCCCCATCACCAGCTCTTACAAACGAAGGATTGACGATGATGAATATGATTCAGAGATGGATGATTTTATAGACGATGGGGGTGAATGCCAGGATGAAATATCCAAGCACATTCAGGAAATATTTGGCTACGACAGAACTAA GTACAGGGATGAGAGTGATTATGCCCTGAGGTACATGGAGAGTAGCTTCCGGGAGCAGCAAAAAGAAGAGGCAAGAAG CTTACGTTTGGGCATCCAGGAAGACTTGGAGGAGTTGAGACGTGAGGAGGAGGAGTTACAGAGGAAAGCCAAGCAGTTAAAGGGAGCAAAGAAGATGAAGAGTTGA